The Halarchaeum grantii nucleotide sequence TCTCGGACGCGCTCGGCTACATCGACGAGGACCACCGGGAGTACGCGACCGAGCACGCCGACTGGCTCTTCGGCGAGACCGCGTCGCGCGCGAGCGTGGCGTTCGCCTGATTAGACGTCCTGCTCGGTCGGCGTCGCGACGTTCGTGCGCTGGACGACGTAGAGCGCGGCGACGAGCGCGAGCAGGAGGCCGGCGTAGCCGGCTGCGGAGACGGCGGCCTCCGTCGCGGACGCGTAGTCGCCCGCGTGGAAGCTGATGATCTTCCGCGCGACCGCGATGAGGCCCGCGGCGATGACGATGCGGATGACGCTCTTCTCCTGTGCGTACGCGACGACGGTCTGGAAGATTTCGACGATGATGAAGAGGAGGAGGATCTCGTCGATGAGGCCGATGATGGCGTCCGTCTGCGCGATTTCGCCCGTCCGCACGAGGTCGACGATCTGGAGGAGGAAGTCGAAGACGCCGACCGCGAACAGCCCGACGAGCACGAACGCCGCGACGGTTTCGAGGTAGCGCATCAGTCGCTCGGAGAGCCCGACGGCCGTATCGACGTCCACGTCCATGGGGTCGCGGTACAGGCGCCGCCGGGAAAAGCTCGGTCCCCGACGCCCGCCGTCGCGCCGTCGCGACCCACGACGGGAGCGGCGCTCCGTCAACTTTAGGCGACGGACGCGAGAGAGTCGGGTATGCGCGTGATTCGCGACGCGACGCTCGCGGACGGCCGAGTCCGCGACGTCCGCCTCGCCGACGACGGCACCATCGACGTCGTCGGCGAGGCCCTCGACGGCGAGACGACGATCGACGCCGACGGACGACTCCTCCTCCCGGGCGCGCTCGACGTCCACGTCCACTTCCGCCAGCCGGGCGCGAGCCAGAAGGAGACGTGGGCGACCGGGAGTCGCTCGGCGGCCGCCGGCGGCGTCACCACCGTCGTCGACCAGCCGAACACCGACCCGCCGACGACGTCGGGCGACGCCTTCGACGGGAAGGAGGCGTTCGCGGACGACTCGCTCGTCGACTACGGCATCAACGGCGGCGTCACCGATGACTGGGACCCGGACTCGCTGTTCGCGCGGCCGCTGTTCGCGCTCGGCGAGGTCTTCCTCGCGGACTCGACGGGCGAGATGGGGATCGACGCCGACCTCTTCGCGGACGCCGTCGCGCGCGCCGCCGACGCGGGCGTCCCCGTCACCGTTCACGCCGAGGACGCGACGGAGTTCGACGAGAGCGTGCTGCCACGCAGCACGGAGACGCGAGCGGAGAGCGATAGCGAGCCGGGAGCGGGCGCGAGAGAGCGCGACGACGTGGCCGCGTGGAGCGCCTACCGCACGGCCGACGCCGAAATCGCCGCCGCCGAGCGCACCGTCGAGGTCGCGGGCGACGCCGACGCGCAAGTCCACCTCGCGCACACCTCGACGCCCGAAGCCGTCGATATCGCCCGTGAGGGCGGCCTCACCTGCGAAGTGACGCCCCACCACCTCTTCCGCTCGACCGACGACTACGAGGAGTTGGGGACGTTCGGCCGGATGAACCCACCACTCCGAAGCGAGGACCGCCGCGAGCGCCTCTTCGAGCGCCTCGTCGACGGGCGCGTCGACGTCGTCGCGACCGACCACGCGCCACACACGCGCGCGGAGAAGGACGCGGACGTCTGGAACGCGCCCTCGGGGGTGCCGGGGGTCGAGACGATGGTGCCGCTCCTCCTCGCCGCCACCCGGGAGACGGAGCTCACCGTCGAGCGCGTCCGGGACGTCACCGCGCGGAACCCCGCCGATATCTTCGGCGTCGAGTCGAAGGGGCGGGTCGCCGAGGGCTACGACGCCGACCTCGCGCTCTACGACCTCGACGACGCCACCGAAATCGCGGGCGCGGACCTCCACTCGAAATGCGGGTGGACCCCGTTCGAGGGCGACGCGGGCGTCTTCCCCGAGTGGACGATGCGTCGCGGCGCCGTCGTCTGGGACGCCGCCGCGGAGTCGTTCGGTGACGCGAACGGGGAGAACGTACGCGGATCCGACCAGTAGGGAGGAGCCGCGGACCACGCGAACGGGGAGCCTGCGACCCGTGAGCGAGCGCGACACGACGTGCCGGTGACGGTGGGGAACGACCCGCGAGCGAGAGCCGGGGAGAGCCCGAACGTTCAACCCGTGGACGCCCGACGACTCGGGTATGAGTGACGTCTCGGTCGCGCGCGTCCGCGAGGCGGCGCTGGCGACGGTCGCGGTCGTCCGCGACCGGAACCTCACGTTCGTCGCGGGCGCCATCGCGTACGCCGCGTTCGTCTCGCTCGTCCCGCTCTTAGTGCTCGTCTTCGCGCTCGCCGCCGCGATACGCGGCCCCGGTGCCGCGGACGCCGTCGTCGCGACGCTCCAGGGCTTCCTCTCGCCGAACGCCGCCGACCTCCTGCGGAACGCGCTCGCGAGCAAGACCGGCGCGTTCGGCACGTCGCTCTTCGGTGTCGCCCTCCTCGCGTGGAGCGCGCTCAAGGTGTTTCGGGGGTTGAACACGGCGTTCGCGGTCGTCTACGGGACGGAGGACGCCGGGTTCGTCGACGCCGTCCGGGACGGCGCGGTCGCGCTCGCGTGCCTCGCCGTCGCCGCCGTCGCGCTCGTCGGCATCGGCGTCGTGCTCACGCTCGTCGTCGACCAACTCCTCCTCGACCTCCTCGGCCCCGTCCTGTTGCTCGGCGGCCTCACGGTGGCGTTCGCGCCGCTCTACTACGTCCTCCCGGATACCGAGACGACCCTGCAAGAGGCGCTCCCCGGCGCGTTCGTGGCCGCCGCCGGCTGGCTCGGCCTCGGCGTCGGCTTCCGCGCGTACGTCGCGTACGCCGGCGCGAATCAGGCGTACGGCGTGCTCGGCGGTGTCATGCTCCTCCTGACGTGGCTCTACGTCGCCGCGCTCGTCCTCCTCGTCGGCGCGGTCGTGAACGCCGTGCTCGCCGGCCGCCTCGCCGACGACGGGGGGAACGCCGTCGGCGACGATGACGGCGACTGAGGCTCAGTCGTCCGCGTGGCCGGCGTCGCCGCTCATCTCGTGCCCGCAGTTCGGACACGTCGCCTCCGAGTGCCGGAGTTCGTCGCTCGCCTCCCGGACGTCGCGCATCACCTCGGAGATGCGGTCCTCCGCGTCGAGTTCCTCCTCGACGGAGAGCTCGACGCCCTCGACTTCGAGGAGGAACTTCGCGACCTCCGTCGCCTCGTACATCACGTCGTCGAGTTCGTCCGCCGTGAAGAAGTCGCTCATCGCGCCGTAGAGGAACGTCGCGCCCGCCGTCGTCACCTTGTCCTCGAACGACGCGCGCGCTTGGTTCACCGCTTGGGGCGTGTAGGTGTCCGTCATGAACGGGACGAGGTCGGGGAGGTTCTCGCCGATCTTCGTCATCTCGACGCCCGTCTCCGTCCGGAAGTCCGCACACAGGCGCGCGATCGCCCACTCGCGGGCGGTGATGTACGTCCGGTCGCGCAGGAACTCGTTCACGCGCTCGTACTGCGCGCCGTCCATCTTCTTGAAGCGGTCGTACTTCTGGACGTCCTCGGGGACGCCCGGCGTCGCCTCGGTCGTGGCGTCGGCCGCGTCGCCCTCGGGTTCGGCGTCGTCCTCGTCGCCGCCCTGCTCGGTCATGGTCGTCCTACCCGAGAGACGAGCAAAAGCGTGTCGCCGACCCGCTCGGGGGTTTCGACGTGCTTTTAGGGCGCGCAGGCCACGAAACGCGTATGGCTACGTTCAACGTCGTTGTTGCCGACCCCGCCGAGGGGACGGCGCACGCCGTCGAGATTGAGGGACAGGACGCGAATCGCTTCATCGGTCGGGAAATCGGCGACGAGGTCGACGGCGGCGCCGTTGGACTGACCGGCTGCACGCTCGAGATCACCGGCGGCTCCGACGAGGCCGGGCGCCCGATGCGCCCCGGCGTCGCCGGCTCCGGTCTCGACGACGTCCTCGCGACCGGGGGCGTCGGCTACAACCCCGACCGCGACGGCGAGCGACGCCGCATCAGCGTGCGCGGGCGAGAGGTCTCCGACGCGACCGTCCAGATCAACGTGAAGGTCGTCGAGACGGGCGAGCAGTCCGTCGCGGAGCTCCTCAGCGAGGGCGAGGAGTCCGAGGACGACGAGTAGGACGACCCCGACCGCAACGCACGCCGTTTTTCTTGCGCGAGTCCCCAGTGGACGTATGACCGACAGGTACACCGAGTTCCTCGCGGGCGAGCGCCACGACGACGTCGCGCTCTACCTCACGGAGGCCGCCGTCTCGAACGTCGAGCGACTCGCCGACCGGGACGACGCCGTCGCCACCGATGACGGCGTCGTGCTCGTCGTGGACGGCGAGAAGGGCCGGAGCGTCTTCAAGAAGACCACGGGGATGGACGCGATGGAGTTCGCTCAGGAGGCGATGGGCGCGGACGGCCACGTCGCCCGTGACCTCGCGGGCGGCGACTGCCCGGAGGCCGGCGACGGCGAGAGCCACGCCGTCGAGTTCGTCTTCGCGTTCACGGAGGCGCAAAACGAGGAGGTCGGCGGCCTCTACGCCGAGGGCGCGGTCGTCCACGCCTACGCGCACTGCGAGTGCGGGGCGTCTTACTCGGAGCGCTGGCTCTGCGAGGAATAACGCGGAACCGAAGGTTCCGCGAAAACGCGAGCGGCATCGCCGCGAGTAACGCGGTTCCGAGGCGATAGCGAGGAACCGCGAAAAGCGAGCGGGGAGGGACGACCCGCGAGCGACGCAGTCAGTCAGAGTGAGGACCAGCGAGTGTGCGAAAGCCGCCGAGCGCGCTTATTCGTCGTCTTCGTCGGCGTCGGCGGGTTCCTCGTCGAGCGCGCGGAACGCGGCGAGGATGACCTGCTTCGTGACGGCGCCGCCGGTCGACCAGTGGTGGGCGTAGTCGAGCATGTCGTCGTAGATGTCGGGCTTACAGCCGGCGGCGCGGGGATGGCCGCCGCCGTTCACCTGTCGGGCGACCTCGTGGCAGCGCTCGAAGCCCTCGCTCCCGCGGATGGAGGCCGAGCCGGCGGGTTTCACGACGACGGCGGCGTCCGCGCCCTGCTCGCGGAGGTTCTCCGCGACCTCGTTCTGCGAGCAGCGCCCGTAGGTGACGCCGACGGTGAGGTCCTCGCCACCGGCTTCGAGGGTGAGGAGTTCGGCGCGCTCGGTCGCCTTCTCGATGAGCGCCTGCTTCTCGACGCGCTCCTCCTCGAGGAACGCCATGACCTCTTGGGGGAGGTCGGGGCCGTGCTCGCGCACGGTCTCGACGTACTCCTCGTCGTCGCTCCAGTGGGAGTAGTCCGCGAGGTCGTCGCTGCGCGGGTCCTCCTTGATCCAGAGGTCGTGGTCGCGCGTGACGGCGGCGAGTTCGGCGAGGTGGCGCGGGATTTCGGCGTCGATGGCGCGCACGGCGACGTCGGCGGTGCACTCCTCGTCGGATTCGCCGACGACGAGGTCGACGCCGGCGGCGCGGACGCGCTCCATCGCGTCGTCGGTCCACTGGTGGTGGTCGTACCAGTGGACGGCGCCCGCGTGCGAGACGAGGCGCTCGAGTTCGTCCGCGACGTACTCGTAGCGGTCGGGGCAGAGGTCGCAGACGTAGACGGTCGCGCCCTTCGGACCGTACTCGGCGGCGCGTTCGAGGCCGTCCTCGAGGTTGTGCGGGCCCGCAGGGACGACGGCGGCGTCACCGTGGACGGCGCGAACGATGGCGGCACAGGCGAGGCCGTCGGCGTCCGGGTCCGTCACGACGATGACGTCCGCGTCCTCGACGCGCGCGCGGATCTCCTCGTCCTCTTGGGCGGCGGAGACGTCGTCGGGGACGAAGAACCCCCGCCCGGGGAGGCGGGACTTCCGTTCGAGCGAGAGGGTGTCGTCGTCGATGACCCAGTCTTCCATACCGCCACCAGCGCTCGTAGCGGGAAGAAGCCGACGGTTACGCCGCTTCGTCCTCGCCGAGTTGGCGGACGGTGAGGACGGGAATCGGCGACGACCGGACGACGCGCTCGGCGACCGAACCGATGAGGAGGCGGTTCTCGCCGTGCCGGCCGCGCGTCCCGGTGGCGACGACGTCCGCCTCGACTTCGCGGGCGTACGTGAGGATCTCGTCCGCGGGGCGGCCCTCGCGGACCGCCGTGGTGACGGACTGCTCGGCGCGCTCCGAGACGTCCGCGAGCGCGTCCTCGGCGCGCGCTTCGAGTTCCGACGACAGGTCCTCGCGGACGTCCTCCGGCGCGTTCGTCACCTCGCTCTCGTTCACCACCGAGAGGGCGTACACGGTGGCGTCGAAGCGCCGCGCGAGGTCGAGCGCGACGTCGACCGCCCGCCCGACGCTCTCCGAACCGTCGGTCGCGACGACCACGGTGTCTATCATACGCGGGACGTCGCCGCGTCCCCACTTAAGTCCCACTCCTCGGTGGGCTTTTGGTGGCGGCCCGCGCACGCCCGGACATGACCCTCGAAGTCGAGACGGTCCTCGTCCCCGTCGACGGGAGCGAGGCGTCCGGGACCGCCGCCGAGTACGCTGTCGCCATCGCGGAGCGCTACGACGCGGACGTCCACGCGCTCTTCGTCCTCGGTGACGACGTCGCGCGCGAGATAGAGACCGGCGAGGCCGACGAGGAGGCGGTCGCGGACGGCCACGGCGCGTTCCTCGACGACGTGCGCGCGTACGCGGACGACAGCGTGGACGTCGCCACGTCGATCATGCACGGCTTCTCGACGACGCGCAAGACCCACCACCCGGGGAGCGTCATCCTCGACTGCGCGGACGACGTCGGCGCGGACTTCGTCGTCCTCCCGCGCGAGGGGCGGTCGAGCGCGGATCCGCCGGGTGCCGTCCTCGAGAAGGTCGCGGAGTACGTGTTGCTCTACGCGAGTCAGCCCGTGCTCTCCGTCTGAGCCTCGGCGAGGTGCATCGCCATCTCCAGCTCGAAGCTCTCCGCGTTCGTCGTCTCGAAGCCGACTTTCTCGTAGAGCGCGACGGCCGCGTGGTTCCAGCGCTCGACCGTCAGCCAGACGTCCCCGACGCCGTTCTCGGCGCCGTAGCCGAGGAGCGTGCGGATGAGTCGCGTGCCGATGCCACAGCCCTGGTAGTCCTGATGGACGAAGATGGCGAGTTCGTAGCCGGCGTCGCCGTCCGGGACGAGCGTCGCGTGCCCGACGGCGTCGTCGCCGTCCCACGCGACGACGTTGTAGCCGTCGTCGCCGTCGACGAGCGTCTCCAGCCAGTCGCGCACGCGTGACTCGCCGGTCGGGGGGATGCCCTGCGCGCGCATGCTCGGGTCGAAGTCGACGTACATCTCGACGAGCGCCTCGACGTCCGCGTCGTCGGCCGCGAAGAGCGGCCGGACGCTGATGTCGTGGCCTTCGGCGTCCTCGAAGGAGAGCGGCGGGACGGGGAACGGGCCGGGGGGTTCGTCCCCGTCGCCTGCGGTCTCGTCTGTCATCTGACTAGCGTGACGGTGACGGGCGCGTTCAGCAGGACGAACTCGGCGATGTGGCCGAGTCGGATCTTCCCCATGGGACTGCGTTCGCCGCCGCCGAGGACGACCTGATCGAAGGCCTCGCGCTCGGCGAGTTGGACGAGTTCGCTTCCCGGATCGCCGGTGATGTGTCGGACGTCGGCGTCGAGGCCGGCGTCCTCGACGGTCTCGGTGGCGTGCTCGATGACCGCCTCCGCAGAGCGCTCGCTCTCGGGGTTGTCGAGCACCGCGACCGTCAGTTCGTCACCGGCCTCGACGGCCCGCTCGACCGTCCGGTCGAGGGCTTCGAGCGAGTCGTCGCTACCGCCGATTCCCAGCAGCACCTTCATGGGCGTTACGTCTACCGGGCCGCGCAAAAGCCTTTCCGGCGCGCCTCGCGGACAGTGGGCAGTCGCGGCCGGCGGGAGGGGACGAATGCGGGCGACGGTCGGGACCACCCTCTTCTGCGCGCGCGACCGTAGACGAGCGTATGAGTGAGACGCGCGCCGCGTTCCGGGCGGCGTTCGAGCCCTTCGCGGGGAGCGACGCCGAGCACGACGCCGTCGCGCGAATGGCGGCGGATCTCGCGGCGAGCGGACGCTACGAGCGTGACGCGGGACGCGCGCTCACGCCCGAGGGGGCCGCGGGGCACCTCTGCGACGCGCCCGACGAGGGGGTGGCGTCGCGGTGGAACTGGTGGGTGGGGAGTCTCGACCTCGCGTACGGCGGGTACGCGGAGTTCGTCGTGCGACGCTGGCGCGAGTGACGAATCGCAGGAGCGAAGCGGTTCGAGGTAATGATTAATAGAAACATTTATTCCGTGTGTTGGTAACGATTATGATGGATTCCCCCGACGGCAGTCGGGCGAGAGAAGGGTACGACGACCCCGACGGACGGACCGCACACAGACACGCCGCGTTCTCGCGCATCCCGCGACGAACGCGACGGCGAGCCACAGACCATGACAGACAAAGCCAATCACGACACGTCCGACCGTGCCGACGCCGAACCGGACGGCGGCGCGGTCGCGAGCGAGACACAGGCGCACAGCGAGACAGATTACCTCACGTCGGAGGTGAACCTCCTCCGGCCGAGCACGCCGTTCATGCGCGACCACCTGCGCGTCATCTGGACCGGGTTCGTCGCATGGGCCGTCATCGTCTTCGGCCCCGTGACGCTCACCGCCGTCGCGCCCGGCGCGATGACGTCCACGATGCCCGTCCTCGGCTTCCCCATCCACTACTTCCTCGTCGCCGTCGGCGCACCGGGTGGTGCGCTCGTCCTCGCGTTCTGGTACGCGCGCAAGCGTGACGAACTCGACGAGAAGTACGGTATCGACCACGGAGGGGCAGCCGAATGATCGACGCGCTCGTCCTCCAAGCCGGGCTCCTCCCCGAGGGGCTGAACGTCTCGTTCAAGCTCCTCCCGGCGATCCTCGTCACCGTGATGCTCGCGTCCTTCCTCGTCATCGGCTACATGTTCAAGGTCGCCGACACCGAGAGCATGTGGGTCGCCG carries:
- a CDS encoding phosphate-starvation-inducible PsiE family protein, giving the protein MDVDVDTAVGLSERLMRYLETVAAFVLVGLFAVGVFDFLLQIVDLVRTGEIAQTDAIIGLIDEILLLFIIVEIFQTVVAYAQEKSVIRIVIAAGLIAVARKIISFHAGDYASATEAAVSAAGYAGLLLALVAALYVVQRTNVATPTEQDV
- a CDS encoding dihydroorotase; translation: MRVIRDATLADGRVRDVRLADDGTIDVVGEALDGETTIDADGRLLLPGALDVHVHFRQPGASQKETWATGSRSAAAGGVTTVVDQPNTDPPTTSGDAFDGKEAFADDSLVDYGINGGVTDDWDPDSLFARPLFALGEVFLADSTGEMGIDADLFADAVARAADAGVPVTVHAEDATEFDESVLPRSTETRAESDSEPGAGARERDDVAAWSAYRTADAEIAAAERTVEVAGDADAQVHLAHTSTPEAVDIAREGGLTCEVTPHHLFRSTDDYEELGTFGRMNPPLRSEDRRERLFERLVDGRVDVVATDHAPHTRAEKDADVWNAPSGVPGVETMVPLLLAATRETELTVERVRDVTARNPADIFGVESKGRVAEGYDADLALYDLDDATEIAGADLHSKCGWTPFEGDAGVFPEWTMRRGAVVWDAAAESFGDANGENVRGSDQ
- a CDS encoding YihY/virulence factor BrkB family protein — translated: MSDVSVARVREAALATVAVVRDRNLTFVAGAIAYAAFVSLVPLLVLVFALAAAIRGPGAADAVVATLQGFLSPNAADLLRNALASKTGAFGTSLFGVALLAWSALKVFRGLNTAFAVVYGTEDAGFVDAVRDGAVALACLAVAAVALVGIGVVLTLVVDQLLLDLLGPVLLLGGLTVAFAPLYYVLPDTETTLQEALPGAFVAAAGWLGLGVGFRAYVAYAGANQAYGVLGGVMLLLTWLYVAALVLLVGAVVNAVLAGRLADDGGNAVGDDDGD
- a CDS encoding DUF5806 family protein — encoded protein: MTEQGGDEDDAEPEGDAADATTEATPGVPEDVQKYDRFKKMDGAQYERVNEFLRDRTYITAREWAIARLCADFRTETGVEMTKIGENLPDLVPFMTDTYTPQAVNQARASFEDKVTTAGATFLYGAMSDFFTADELDDVMYEATEVAKFLLEVEGVELSVEEELDAEDRISEVMRDVREASDELRHSEATCPNCGHEMSGDAGHADD
- a CDS encoding 30S ribosomal protein S6e encodes the protein MATFNVVVADPAEGTAHAVEIEGQDANRFIGREIGDEVDGGAVGLTGCTLEITGGSDEAGRPMRPGVAGSGLDDVLATGGVGYNPDRDGERRRISVRGREVSDATVQINVKVVETGEQSVAELLSEGEESEDDE
- a CDS encoding DUF5807 family protein, translating into MTDRYTEFLAGERHDDVALYLTEAAVSNVERLADRDDAVATDDGVVLVVDGEKGRSVFKKTTGMDAMEFAQEAMGADGHVARDLAGGDCPEAGDGESHAVEFVFAFTEAQNEEVGGLYAEGAVVHAYAHCECGASYSERWLCEE
- a CDS encoding DHH family phosphoesterase, which translates into the protein MEDWVIDDDTLSLERKSRLPGRGFFVPDDVSAAQEDEEIRARVEDADVIVVTDPDADGLACAAIVRAVHGDAAVVPAGPHNLEDGLERAAEYGPKGATVYVCDLCPDRYEYVADELERLVSHAGAVHWYDHHQWTDDAMERVRAAGVDLVVGESDEECTADVAVRAIDAEIPRHLAELAAVTRDHDLWIKEDPRSDDLADYSHWSDDEEYVETVREHGPDLPQEVMAFLEEERVEKQALIEKATERAELLTLEAGGEDLTVGVTYGRCSQNEVAENLREQGADAAVVVKPAGSASIRGSEGFERCHEVARQVNGGGHPRAAGCKPDIYDDMLDYAHHWSTGGAVTKQVILAAFRALDEEPADADEDDE
- a CDS encoding universal stress protein, whose protein sequence is MIDTVVVATDGSESVGRAVDVALDLARRFDATVYALSVVNESEVTNAPEDVREDLSSELEARAEDALADVSERAEQSVTTAVREGRPADEILTYAREVEADVVATGTRGRHGENRLLIGSVAERVVRSSPIPVLTVRQLGEDEAA
- a CDS encoding universal stress protein; the encoded protein is MTLEVETVLVPVDGSEASGTAAEYAVAIAERYDADVHALFVLGDDVAREIETGEADEEAVADGHGAFLDDVRAYADDSVDVATSIMHGFSTTRKTHHPGSVILDCADDVGADFVVLPREGRSSADPPGAVLEKVAEYVLLYASQPVLSV
- a CDS encoding GNAT family N-acetyltransferase gives rise to the protein MTDETAGDGDEPPGPFPVPPLSFEDAEGHDISVRPLFAADDADVEALVEMYVDFDPSMRAQGIPPTGESRVRDWLETLVDGDDGYNVVAWDGDDAVGHATLVPDGDAGYELAIFVHQDYQGCGIGTRLIRTLLGYGAENGVGDVWLTVERWNHAAVALYEKVGFETTNAESFELEMAMHLAEAQTESTG
- a CDS encoding universal stress protein produces the protein MKVLLGIGGSDDSLEALDRTVERAVEAGDELTVAVLDNPESERSAEAVIEHATETVEDAGLDADVRHITGDPGSELVQLAEREAFDQVVLGGGERSPMGKIRLGHIAEFVLLNAPVTVTLVR
- a CDS encoding DUF4212 domain-containing protein, translated to MTDKANHDTSDRADAEPDGGAVASETQAHSETDYLTSEVNLLRPSTPFMRDHLRVIWTGFVAWAVIVFGPVTLTAVAPGAMTSTMPVLGFPIHYFLVAVGAPGGALVLAFWYARKRDELDEKYGIDHGGAAE